The following are encoded in a window of Rubellicoccus peritrichatus genomic DNA:
- a CDS encoding TlyA family RNA methyltransferase: protein MASPQDSLRADELLVRQGLASTKSMARRLILDKRIALAGDLITRPGQKLSPDDKMSISGPKPFVSRAGEKLEGFLKKYPVNVEDLECIDIGASTGGFTDCMLRRGAKSVVCVDVGHGQLNPSITENSRVTNLEGVNARNLDDVDLPLPDYDLAVMDLSFISLKLVLRPAWNRVRSGGTLICLVKPQFEAGKEASDTAGGVIRDSALQRQIVKDIKQFTSSHLSGSILIGECESPIKGGDGNREFLLGWRRNQVS, encoded by the coding sequence ATGGCCTCCCCTCAAGACAGTCTGCGCGCAGACGAACTCCTCGTTCGGCAAGGCTTGGCTTCGACCAAGTCAATGGCGCGCCGCCTGATCCTGGATAAGCGAATCGCGTTAGCTGGAGATTTAATTACCCGCCCCGGCCAAAAACTAAGTCCGGATGACAAAATGAGTATATCAGGGCCAAAGCCCTTTGTCAGTCGAGCTGGTGAAAAGCTGGAAGGCTTCTTAAAAAAATACCCTGTAAATGTAGAGGATCTGGAGTGCATTGATATTGGAGCCTCTACCGGTGGCTTTACGGATTGCATGCTCAGACGCGGTGCAAAAAGTGTGGTCTGCGTCGACGTTGGGCATGGTCAGCTAAACCCATCGATTACAGAAAACTCCCGCGTAACCAATTTGGAAGGAGTCAATGCACGCAATCTGGATGATGTAGACCTCCCACTTCCAGATTATGACCTGGCAGTGATGGACTTGAGCTTCATCTCCTTGAAACTGGTTCTTAGGCCAGCCTGGAATCGTGTGCGTAGCGGTGGCACATTAATATGTCTAGTCAAACCTCAATTCGAGGCTGGCAAGGAGGCCAGTGATACCGCTGGCGGAGTCATCCGCGACTCAGCACTCCAAAGACAAATTGTCAAAGACATCAAACAGTTCACCTCAAGTCATCTATCTGGTAGCATACTGATTGGTGAATGTGAGTCCCCCATCAAAGGCGGTGATGGCAATCGTGAGTTCCTGTTGGGATGGCGACGAAACCAAGTCTCTTAA